Part of the Candidatus Omnitrophota bacterium genome is shown below.
CTGGACGCTTCTTTTGCCGCTTATACTTTTCTTATCCACAGCCGGGCGTTTTGTTTTTGGCGCGGCCAAACCTGTTCCCATAAATTACTGGGCGCTGAAGAATCCCAAGAAAGACATTATTTGGATTGGTTTAAGCGGCCCGCTGGCTAACCTTATTTTAGCCTGGATTATTGCCGGCGTATTAAAATTTATCCCGCTCTCCGGTATCTTAGCCTACCTGCTGTTCCATTTGCTCACCATTAATGTCATTTTGGCAATATTCAACCTTATACCGATTCCTCCTCTTGACGGTTCGCGCGTTTTAATGGGCCTGTTACCGCCCGATCTTTCAGAGCAATACGCCAATTTAGAGCGTTATGGCTTTATTATTCTTTTTGCGCTTATCTGGCTGGGCATCTTTGACCGCATACTCTGGCCGCTGGTGGGACTGGTGATCAGAATGATGGGAGCGGGTTCTTAATATGCCGAAAGTAAAAGTTAATTTAGGTAAACGGTCTTACGCGATAATTATCGGATGCGGCGTCCTCAATCAGCTTGGCGAAAATTTAGGTAAATTAAATCTCGGCACAGACGCCTTTATTATTACCAATAATTTCTTAAAAGATAAATACGGGGCAAAGTTATCCTGCGTTTTATCAAACGCCGGGTTTAATTGGCGTTTTAAGATTGTCGCGGATAGCGAGAAAAGCAAATCCATCCAAACAGCAAGCTCGGTAATTAAAGATCTAGCTAAATTCGACCGGAAGAAAAAAGTTTTTATTATAGCCTTCGGCGGGGGAGTAGTTGGGGACCTAGCCGGTTTTGTGGCTTCGGTTTATAAGCGGGGAACCAGTTACGTTCAGGTACCGACGACCCTGCTGGCTCAGGTAGATTCAGCTATCGGCGGAAAAACAGCGGTTGACCTGGATTCAGGCAAAAATTTAGTCGGCGCCTTTTATCAGCCAAGGCTTGTTTTTAGCGACATTGATTTTTTAAAAAGTTTAAATAAAGAACAGCTTTGTTCGGGAATGGCGGAGGTCATCAAATACGCGGTAATCAAAGATAAGGGGCTTTTTAATTTCCTGGAGAACAAACATAAGGAAGTAATTGCGGGCAAGGCATCCGCTCTTGAAACGATAATTTGTTCCTGCAGTAAGATCAAGGCAAAGATAACCAGCAGCGATGAAAAAGAAACTTTGGGGATAAGGACTATTCTTAACTTTGGGCATACGATAGGGCATGCAATCGAAGCCGCAGGCGGCTATCGCGGCTGTAATCACGGCCAGGCAGTTGGGTTAGGCATGATTGTTGCTGTCGATCTAAGCAGCAAACTTAACCTGATTGACGCCAAATCCGCCGCCCGCATTGAAAATTTAATTAAACTTTACGGCTTGCCTGCCAAAATTAAAGGCCTGTCCACGGATAAGATTATTCAAGCCCATTATCACGATAAGAAATTTTCGGGTAAAGAAAATAAATTTGTGCTTATCCGCGGAATTGGCATACCTAAAATTATCCGTAATATTAGACTGGATTTAATAAAAGAGGCAATCGCAAGGATAGTTTAGAACCTCACCTGTGGTTTATCTGCGGGTGGAAAGGGTAATAAGCTTTTCTTGGTTGTTAAGTTCTACGGTATTTGCAGCAATCTTCATTACTTTGGCCCCGTCTACCGAATCATTCTCCCGGACAATTTGGTTGTTGATTAAAGCGTAGCCGTCGTTATCGGAAAAGAAAATTCCGTTTAAAACAAAAGCAGCTTCCGGGATATTCTTTTCTTCTTTTTTAGCTAAGGCAGGTTCTTCGGGCAGGGGAGCCAAAACAACGGGTTGCTGGAGGGCGATTGCAGTTTTATTTGGCGCCTGCGCGGTTTTTATTTTATCTCCCAACAGGCTAAAAATAAAGCTGCTCAAGGAAATTCCTAAGAGTAGAATTAAGATATAGAGCAAGAATGGCCTGGGACCGGATTTTTTATCCAGAAATGAATTCTTTTTCGCTTCATTTTGCTGGATGTACTGCTCGGTTTTCTTTAATGCTTCATTAATAATGCTCATATATTTTGGGCTACCGAGTAGCTATCCAATTCTTCAACACATTTTTTGATAATATTAAAATCTATCTGGCTGGTTTCGCTGACAAATCCGGCTAAAAGCGCGCGATCACAGATCATATTAATTAATCGGGGGGTGCCCCCGGAAAAACGGCTGATCATATCCACAGCTTCAGCGCTAAATTCAATTTGCGGCCTATTGTCTGCGCCGGCAATCTCAAGGCGCCAGTTAATATAACTGCTTATCTCAGCGTTATCTAGCGGCCCAATATGGTATCTGACCATGATTCTTTGGCGCAATTGCCTTAAATCGTAGAGATTAAGGCGTTGGTTTAATTCCGGCTGCCCCACTAAAATCACCTGCAATAGTTTATCTTTTTCGGTTTCTAGATTTGATAGCAGGCGTATCTGTTCGAGCAAACCGGGCTTCAGGTTCTGAGCTTCATCAACGATTAATACCAGGTTATTGCCGGCGGCGGATTCTCTAAGCAGGAAGTTATTTAGCTCCAGCACCATGCCTAATTTAGTTTTATCCTTAGTGTTTATTCCGAAATCCCTGATGATCGATTCTAACAGTTGGACTTCAGAAAAGGTGGGATTTAGAATGAAAGCGGTTTTAACGTTTTTACCGACCTGATTCAGGAAAAAACGGCAGATCGTTGTTTTACCTGTGCCGATTTCTCCGGTTAAGACGATAATTCCTTTTCTCTGGGAGACTCCGTAGAGCAAGTGAGAGATAGCTTCTTTATGTTTTTTACTGGAAAAAAAGAAAGCCGGATCGCTGGTAACATTAAATGGCCTTTCTTTTAATCCATAGTATTTACAGTACATTTTTCACCCGCCATTATTATAACACAGAATCAGGGAACGTTTCTATTTTTTTTCAAAAAAAATAGAAAAAAAATAGAAACGTTCCTGGTTTCTCGTTTTTAAAATATTTATTGACAAATTGACAGTATTATTATAAAATTTATAATCCTTTCATTAGTTTTCCCAAAGCGGGCGAAATATTCATAACTTATTACAAAACAACGGGTTAATACTATAATAAGGAGAATTTAAGATGGCGGAGTGGATCGGTATAAACAGGCGCGCAAGAAGGTGCTATGGCTTTGATGAGGTTGCCCTGGTTCCCGGAGCGCAAACTGTAAATCCTAATGAAGTCGATACGAGCTTTGAATTTAACGGGAAAAAGTTTAAAATACCCATCCTGGCGGCGGCTATGGATGGAGTGGTCAACGTTAAGTTTGCAATTGAAATGTCCCGCTTAGGCGGAATCGCGGTCTTAAACCTCGATGGGATCCAAACCCGTTACGAAAATCCGGATGAAGTACTGGAAGAAATTGCCAAAGCTACACCGCAAAAAGCTACCGAATTAATCCAAGTAGTTTATACTACTCCCATAAAAGAGAAACTGGTTACCAAAAGGGTAGCCGAAATTAAAAAAGCCAAAGCTATGGCTGTGGTCAGCTGCATCCCGGCTAATGCCGAAAAATTCTCAAAATTAGCGGTTAGCGCTGGAGCGGACATCTTTATCATCCAATCCACAGTCACTACGATTAAACACGTCTCTACGCAATATAAAACGCTGAATTTAATAAAATTCTGTAAATCCATGAAAATCCCCGTGCTCCTGGGAAACTGCGTAACCTATGAGACAACTTTAGAGCTTATGCAAACCGGAGCCAGCGGCTTACTTATTGGCGTGGGCCCGGGGGCGGCTTGTACAACGCGCGGGGTATTGGGTATCGGAGTTCCTCAGGTCACCGCTACTGTTGATGCTTCCGGCGCGCGCGATTTTCATTATAAACGCACGGGAAAATACGTCTCCATTATTACTGACGGCGGAATGAACCGGGGAGGGGATATCTGCAAGGCATTTGCCTGCGGGGCCGACGCGGTGATGATCGGTTCGAGTTTTGCCCGCGCCCAAGAAGCTCCCGGCAGAGGATTTCACTGGGGGATGGCCACTTCACATGT
Proteins encoded:
- a CDS encoding site-2 protease family protein, giving the protein MSFLSLIISFIISFALLLIAMTVHEFAHGLVAYKRGDSTARLSGRLTLNPLAHIDPFWTLLLPLILFLSTAGRFVFGAAKPVPINYWALKNPKKDIIWIGLSGPLANLILAWIIAGVLKFIPLSGILAYLLFHLLTINVILAIFNLIPIPPLDGSRVLMGLLPPDLSEQYANLERYGFIILFALIWLGIFDRILWPLVGLVIRMMGAGS
- the aroB gene encoding 3-dehydroquinate synthase, whose translation is MPKVKVNLGKRSYAIIIGCGVLNQLGENLGKLNLGTDAFIITNNFLKDKYGAKLSCVLSNAGFNWRFKIVADSEKSKSIQTASSVIKDLAKFDRKKKVFIIAFGGGVVGDLAGFVASVYKRGTSYVQVPTTLLAQVDSAIGGKTAVDLDSGKNLVGAFYQPRLVFSDIDFLKSLNKEQLCSGMAEVIKYAVIKDKGLFNFLENKHKEVIAGKASALETIICSCSKIKAKITSSDEKETLGIRTILNFGHTIGHAIEAAGGYRGCNHGQAVGLGMIVAVDLSSKLNLIDAKSAARIENLIKLYGLPAKIKGLSTDKIIQAHYHDKKFSGKENKFVLIRGIGIPKIIRNIRLDLIKEAIARIV
- a CDS encoding tRNA (adenosine(37)-N6)-threonylcarbamoyltransferase complex ATPase subunit type 1 TsaE: MYCKYYGLKERPFNVTSDPAFFFSSKKHKEAISHLLYGVSQRKGIIVLTGEIGTGKTTICRFFLNQVGKNVKTAFILNPTFSEVQLLESIIRDFGINTKDKTKLGMVLELNNFLLRESAAGNNLVLIVDEAQNLKPGLLEQIRLLSNLETEKDKLLQVILVGQPELNQRLNLYDLRQLRQRIMVRYHIGPLDNAEISSYINWRLEIAGADNRPQIEFSAEAVDMISRFSGGTPRLINMICDRALLAGFVSETSQIDFNIIKKCVEELDSYSVAQNI
- a CDS encoding GuaB3 family IMP dehydrogenase-related protein produces the protein MAEWIGINRRARRCYGFDEVALVPGAQTVNPNEVDTSFEFNGKKFKIPILAAAMDGVVNVKFAIEMSRLGGIAVLNLDGIQTRYENPDEVLEEIAKATPQKATELIQVVYTTPIKEKLVTKRVAEIKKAKAMAVVSCIPANAEKFSKLAVSAGADIFIIQSTVTTIKHVSTQYKTLNLIKFCKSMKIPVLLGNCVTYETTLELMQTGASGLLIGVGPGAACTTRGVLGIGVPQVTATVDASGARDFHYKRTGKYVSIITDGGMNRGGDICKAFACGADAVMIGSSFARAQEAPGRGFHWGMATSHVNLPRGTRIQVGTTGSLKEILLGPAKVDDGSQNLLGALKTSMGSLGASNLKEMHDVEIIIAPSIQTEGKIFQVGQRVGMGK